A stretch of Vibrio aphrogenes DNA encodes these proteins:
- the yidA gene encoding sugar-phosphatase, which produces MYKLIAIDMDGTLLNSEHRISDDNKQAIAAARAKGVHVVLASGRPLDGMLSALQELDMDSDDDFVISYNGSMVQKVASKSIIRQQILTGADAKIIANWAEKLNVNVHAFSLKDGLITPKNNKYTTHESTINGVPLTEMPFQQLQDETPILKAMMVDEEAELNQAIASLPQDLYEKFTIVRSAPFFLEFMNPASDKGAGVKALAEHLNIQPSEVITFGDAGNDHHMLEYAGLGIAMGNATEATKQVADYVTDTNSNSGVAKAIEKFVLTA; this is translated from the coding sequence ATGTACAAACTGATTGCCATTGATATGGATGGAACGCTGCTTAACTCGGAACATCGTATTAGTGATGATAACAAACAAGCCATTGCGGCGGCGCGTGCGAAAGGCGTGCATGTAGTGCTTGCCTCAGGTCGACCTTTAGATGGCATGCTGTCTGCACTGCAAGAATTGGACATGGATTCAGACGATGATTTTGTTATCAGCTACAATGGCTCTATGGTGCAAAAAGTCGCGAGTAAAAGCATTATTCGTCAACAAATCTTAACCGGTGCCGATGCCAAAATTATTGCCAACTGGGCAGAAAAACTCAATGTGAATGTGCATGCTTTTTCGCTAAAAGACGGATTAATCACCCCAAAAAACAATAAATACACCACTCATGAGAGTACGATTAATGGCGTGCCCCTCACCGAAATGCCATTCCAACAACTGCAAGATGAAACGCCCATTTTAAAAGCCATGATGGTTGATGAAGAAGCGGAACTTAACCAAGCCATTGCTTCTCTGCCGCAAGATTTATATGAAAAATTCACCATTGTTCGTAGTGCGCCTTTCTTTTTAGAATTTATGAACCCCGCCAGTGACAAAGGGGCCGGTGTCAAAGCACTTGCAGAGCATTTAAATATTCAGCCTTCTGAAGTGATTACCTTTGGTGATGCAGGCAATGATCATCACATGTTGGAATACGCAGGCTTGGGCATTGCAATGGGTAACGCAACCGAAGCAACCAAGCAAGTGGCAGATTATGTCACCGACACCAACAGCAACAGTGGCGTGGCGAAAGCCATTGAAAAGTTTGTCTTAACTGCTTAA
- a CDS encoding zinc/cadmium/mercury/lead-transporting ATPase, with protein MTIKNVNSLSHISSIQPLSVAKAPSAETSCAQDTTGTSSCCSQSAPCQANNEAPAASNPDHERQEWKVVGMDCPACAKKVENAVIKIEGVVSAKVLFATEKLVVQLQSPATHEQIEQTCVAAGFQLTSVHSTPDKSEKSKGSLFTDNIQIISIALGMIVAALLKSWSPQASQWLFTLTCVLGLIPILKSAYQLTRSGTPFAIETLMSVAALGALYLGETAEAAMVLLLFLIGERLEAFAASRARSGVQALMALVPESAIKIIDNQRVTIAASELQLDDVIEVSPGSRLPADGQLLDDTVSVDESALTGESLPVEKQKGDNVMAGSIVVDRVVRFKAISKQGENAIDRILHLIEEAESRKAPLERFLDKFSRWYTPLMMVVALLVVITPPLLFAQPWETWVYRGLALLLIACPCALVISTPAAITSGLATAAKRGALIKGGAALEQLGKVEVMAFDKTGTLTQGKPTVTDVIGLDNLTQDELLSLAGAIETGSNHPLAKSLLLKAQQQGVILAEATDKQTLAGVGVQGKVQGQIIRISSPSKLSEALTPSVNTTVQQLEDQGKTVVVVTRQPEQQAASVIGIIAWQDTLRSDAKQALSALNKLGIQAIMLTGDNPRSAEAISKKLSSDNKPMDFQASLLPKDKVTFIEKLAQQSHVAMVGDGINDAPAMKAANVSVAMGSGTDVALETADSAITHNRLTELAVMIELSQATLTNIRQNVTIALGLKAVFLVTSLLGITGLWVAVLADSGATALVTANALRLLRFKPKNID; from the coding sequence ATGACCATAAAAAATGTGAATTCATTGTCTCACATATCCTCAATTCAACCGTTATCCGTTGCCAAAGCGCCTTCTGCAGAGACCAGTTGCGCTCAAGACACCACTGGCACCTCATCTTGCTGCTCTCAATCGGCCCCATGCCAGGCCAATAATGAGGCCCCTGCTGCAAGCAATCCTGATCATGAGCGTCAAGAGTGGAAAGTTGTGGGGATGGATTGTCCAGCGTGCGCGAAAAAAGTTGAAAATGCTGTCATAAAAATCGAAGGAGTTGTCAGCGCTAAAGTGTTATTTGCCACAGAAAAGTTAGTGGTGCAACTTCAATCACCTGCAACCCATGAACAAATCGAACAAACCTGTGTCGCTGCCGGTTTTCAGCTCACTTCGGTTCATAGCACACCAGACAAATCAGAGAAAAGCAAAGGCTCGCTCTTCACTGACAACATTCAGATTATTAGTATTGCGCTTGGCATGATCGTCGCTGCGCTACTCAAATCTTGGTCACCACAAGCCAGCCAATGGTTATTTACCTTAACTTGCGTGCTCGGTTTAATACCAATTTTAAAAAGTGCTTATCAGTTAACTCGCTCAGGAACGCCCTTTGCTATCGAAACCCTTATGAGCGTCGCGGCGTTAGGGGCTTTGTATTTAGGTGAAACTGCCGAAGCCGCCATGGTGTTATTGTTGTTTTTAATTGGAGAACGGTTAGAAGCATTTGCCGCCTCTCGAGCTCGTAGCGGAGTACAAGCGTTAATGGCTTTAGTCCCTGAAAGCGCTATTAAAATCATTGATAACCAGCGCGTCACTATTGCTGCCTCTGAGCTTCAACTTGATGATGTGATTGAAGTTTCTCCCGGTTCTCGTTTACCCGCCGATGGTCAATTATTAGATGATACCGTCAGTGTGGATGAAAGTGCTTTAACTGGCGAATCCCTTCCTGTTGAAAAGCAAAAAGGTGACAACGTCATGGCAGGCTCGATCGTGGTTGACCGCGTGGTGCGCTTTAAAGCTATTTCGAAACAAGGTGAAAATGCCATTGACCGCATTTTACACTTAATTGAAGAAGCGGAATCTCGCAAAGCACCTTTAGAGCGTTTCTTAGATAAATTCAGCCGCTGGTATACACCGCTGATGATGGTGGTGGCGTTATTAGTGGTGATCACCCCGCCCTTGTTATTTGCTCAGCCATGGGAAACTTGGGTCTATCGCGGGTTAGCGTTATTGTTAATTGCTTGTCCTTGTGCGTTGGTGATTTCCACCCCTGCCGCAATTACTTCTGGATTAGCAACCGCCGCCAAACGTGGTGCCTTAATCAAAGGTGGTGCTGCCTTAGAACAGCTAGGCAAAGTAGAAGTTATGGCGTTTGATAAAACCGGTACGTTGACACAAGGTAAGCCAACCGTAACAGACGTCATTGGTTTAGATAACCTGACTCAAGATGAATTATTATCATTAGCCGGTGCTATTGAAACTGGATCTAACCATCCTCTGGCAAAATCACTACTGCTTAAAGCACAACAACAAGGCGTGATCTTGGCTGAGGCAACAGATAAGCAAACTCTTGCAGGCGTTGGGGTTCAAGGTAAGGTTCAAGGCCAAATTATTCGCATTTCGTCACCCTCTAAATTGTCTGAGGCGCTTACCCCTTCGGTCAACACGACCGTGCAACAATTAGAAGATCAAGGGAAAACCGTTGTGGTTGTCACACGTCAACCTGAGCAACAAGCGGCCAGCGTGATTGGGATCATTGCTTGGCAAGACACACTACGCAGCGATGCTAAACAAGCCTTATCTGCGTTAAATAAACTCGGTATCCAAGCGATCATGTTAACCGGCGATAACCCACGCAGTGCCGAAGCGATCAGTAAAAAGCTTTCTAGCGACAATAAGCCAATGGATTTTCAAGCCAGCTTATTACCGAAAGATAAAGTAACGTTTATTGAGAAACTGGCACAGCAATCACATGTTGCTATGGTCGGAGATGGGATTAATGATGCGCCAGCCATGAAAGCGGCAAATGTCAGTGTAGCGATGGGCAGTGGTACTGATGTGGCCTTAGAAACCGCCGATTCTGCCATCACTCATAACCGTTTAACTGAATTAGCTGTCATGATTGAGTTATCTCAAGCCACCTTAACCAATATTCGCCAAAACGTGACGATCGCCTTGGGACTTAAAGCGGTGTTCTTAGTCACCAGTTTATTAGGGATAACCGGGCTATGGGTGGCCGTCTTAGCCGACAGTGGCGCCACCGCCTTGGTCACCGCTAACGCATTACGATTATTACGTTTTAAACCTAAAAATATTGATTAA
- a CDS encoding PTS fructose transporter subunit IIB, whose translation MKIVAVTACPTGIAHTYMAAEALIKSAAQAHITIHVETQGAMGIDNKLSYKDISVADAVLIASDISIEQQERFEQVNVLHVSIEEVLTNPDNVIQRCIQYAN comes from the coding sequence ATGAAGATTGTTGCAGTCACTGCTTGCCCAACAGGTATTGCTCATACCTATATGGCCGCTGAGGCATTAATCAAATCGGCGGCTCAAGCTCATATTACGATTCATGTAGAAACACAAGGCGCGATGGGCATCGATAACAAACTCAGTTATAAAGACATCAGTGTTGCCGATGCCGTCTTGATTGCCTCTGATATTAGTATTGAACAACAAGAGCGTTTTGAACAAGTCAATGTGCTTCACGTCTCTATCGAAGAAGTACTGACTAATCCAGATAATGTCATCCAACGTTGTATTCAATATGCAAACTAA
- a CDS encoding PTS sugar transporter subunit IIA — translation MQTKRITFYLGEAGLPSWLIKGIHQQVKAFDGDVTLIKVQSLQSVNIQDYFNIMQLAFQPFELCQLVLRGNCASPTFTSQVHKLNLFLQNECLVLNASTSIQEHSQDNTSAQAQDNKPSKMGLFHTQLFHIDKALTNFLKLYSLVKQSEDDTGAEKQFCLRWIAKFAQTTDPIQLEQQLNQREQLSSTGMKGGIALPHIISDAVTTPQLIILTQHKHIDWLSSFGPVTHVIALLIPKPPSADALLAVRHLVTTLIKPEVCEFICQHNDQLELQAILTCFMQLSE, via the coding sequence ATGCAAACTAAACGGATCACCTTTTATCTTGGTGAAGCGGGCCTACCTTCCTGGTTGATTAAAGGCATTCATCAGCAAGTCAAAGCCTTCGATGGTGACGTGACCCTCATCAAAGTTCAATCACTGCAATCGGTCAATATCCAAGATTATTTCAATATCATGCAACTGGCGTTTCAGCCGTTCGAATTATGTCAGCTTGTCCTACGTGGTAACTGCGCCTCTCCCACCTTTACCAGCCAAGTACACAAGCTCAACCTTTTTCTACAAAATGAGTGTTTGGTTTTAAACGCTTCCACCAGTATCCAAGAGCACTCTCAAGATAATACCAGCGCCCAAGCCCAAGATAATAAGCCCTCAAAAATGGGACTCTTTCACACCCAGCTCTTTCATATCGACAAAGCCTTAACCAATTTTTTAAAGCTGTATTCTTTAGTCAAGCAAAGTGAAGATGATACCGGTGCGGAGAAGCAGTTTTGTTTACGTTGGATTGCCAAATTTGCCCAAACGACAGACCCCATCCAATTAGAACAACAACTCAACCAGCGTGAGCAACTTTCATCCACTGGAATGAAAGGTGGCATTGCTTTACCCCATATTATCAGTGACGCGGTAACGACCCCCCAATTGATTATTTTAACCCAACACAAGCATATCGATTGGTTATCATCCTTTGGCCCTGTCACCCATGTCATTGCCTTGCTCATCCCTAAGCCCCCTAGCGCTGATGCCTTGTTAGCCGTACGCCATTTAGTCACCACTCTCATCAAACCCGAAGTCTGTGAGTTTATTTGTCAGCATAATGATCAGCTAGAATTACAAGCCATTTTGACCTGCTTCATGCAATTAAGTGAATAG
- a CDS encoding helix-turn-helix transcriptional regulator — protein sequence MNQVFINVLEGVLSEQQSFNRVWFAHDKTSPPPFSYQVNFPRMEFVITGEYINHIEDPEFGVTNVTVLPGDILYIPPNCWNKPEWDTDCCVLSLLFGKRQLGFSLVEKRKGESTFFDVQKHSIQTRTGHAIDHILNALNTLSKEKNLHPTGGHLLMALMSYCHGMLLSPDASSQSRAEDLYQGICIYIQENFHRNITRDSIAHRFNISPNHLSRLFRQQGHMRLADYITWVRLERAKFMLTRYSFRLNEVALRCGYNDVNYFFRVFKSKTGRTPSEFRAMYVDN from the coding sequence ATGAATCAGGTGTTCATTAATGTGCTTGAAGGGGTGTTGTCTGAGCAACAAAGCTTTAATCGTGTTTGGTTTGCTCATGATAAAACTTCACCACCGCCTTTTAGCTATCAGGTGAACTTTCCTCGAATGGAGTTTGTGATCACTGGAGAATACATTAACCACATTGAGGACCCAGAATTTGGGGTGACAAATGTAACCGTATTGCCCGGCGATATTTTATATATTCCGCCTAACTGTTGGAATAAACCTGAGTGGGATACCGATTGTTGTGTCTTGAGTTTATTGTTTGGCAAAAGACAACTTGGATTCAGCCTAGTGGAAAAGCGAAAAGGCGAAAGTACCTTTTTTGATGTACAAAAACATAGTATTCAAACCCGCACCGGTCATGCTATTGATCATATCCTAAATGCACTTAACACCTTATCGAAAGAAAAAAACTTGCATCCGACCGGTGGGCATTTATTGATGGCTTTAATGAGTTATTGTCATGGAATGCTGCTTTCACCCGATGCGTCCTCCCAAAGCCGGGCTGAAGACCTGTATCAAGGCATTTGCATTTATATCCAAGAGAATTTCCATCGAAACATTACGCGTGACAGTATTGCTCACCGCTTTAATATCAGCCCCAATCATCTCTCCCGTTTATTTCGTCAACAAGGACACATGCGGTTAGCCGACTACATTACCTGGGTGCGATTAGAACGGGCTAAATTCATGTTAACGCGTTACTCATTTCGGTTAAATGAGGTGGCTTTACGTTGTGGCTACAACGACGTGAATTACTTTTTCCGGGTATTTAAGAGTAAAACGGGCCGAACGCCGAGTGAATTTCGCGCCATGTATGTGGACAATTAG
- a CDS encoding PTS fructose transporter subunit IIABC — translation MITQLINEKLIRLDLKATTKDEVFAEMVDILDAQGKLSDKAQFLSDIYAREEIGNTGFEEGVAIPHAKSAAVAEPAVAIGISRSGIEYGAEDGEDSKLFFMIASPDGGADHHIEVLAELSSKLIEDGFIDAFFKAETPEAALALLLEKKEAEITVAADKGLIIGVTGCPAGIAHTYLAAESLEKAAAEMGYEIKVETNGSIGVKNAPTPEEIERAVAIVVSCDKQVDMARFNGKKLIQTGVKAPISNGKGVIQQALDAAPFTADASHANKEDKSASNSGRSNLYRYLMNGVSHMIPFVVTGGLMIALSLAIGGQPTPNGMQIPEGSLWNHVLNVGVVAFQLMIPILAGYIAFAIGDRAALAPGFIGGWIANNGSFYGAEAGTGFIGAIIAGLLVGYFVRFIATRDYHKMLAPLVPIMIAPILGTVFIASLFIFVIGAPIADLMQWLNAVLTEMSTGNVVLLGIVLGGMAGFDMGGPFNKVAFLFSVGMIASGQTQFMGAMAVAIPIAPLGMALATVIGRKFGIFEDSEIEAGKAAGAMGLVGISEGAIPFAAQDPLSVIPANVIGSMVGAVMAFSFGITNSVAHGGPVVALLGAMNKPLLALMCMATGAVVTAVVCVALKKMRQAKMATA, via the coding sequence ATGATTACCCAGCTGATTAACGAAAAACTAATCCGCTTAGATCTTAAAGCCACCACCAAAGATGAAGTCTTTGCAGAAATGGTGGACATTTTAGATGCTCAAGGAAAACTAAGCGATAAGGCACAATTTTTAAGTGATATTTACGCACGTGAAGAGATTGGTAACACCGGCTTTGAAGAAGGTGTTGCTATTCCCCACGCCAAAAGTGCGGCAGTAGCAGAACCCGCGGTCGCCATTGGTATTAGCCGTTCCGGTATCGAATACGGCGCTGAAGATGGCGAAGATTCCAAACTGTTTTTTATGATTGCCTCTCCTGATGGTGGCGCTGATCACCACATCGAAGTGTTGGCAGAATTATCATCTAAATTAATTGAAGATGGTTTCATCGATGCTTTCTTTAAAGCCGAAACTCCAGAAGCTGCTTTAGCTTTGTTACTTGAGAAAAAAGAAGCAGAAATCACCGTTGCAGCCGATAAAGGTTTAATTATTGGCGTAACAGGCTGTCCTGCGGGGATCGCCCATACTTATTTAGCCGCCGAATCATTAGAAAAAGCCGCGGCCGAAATGGGTTACGAAATTAAAGTCGAAACCAATGGTTCTATTGGGGTGAAAAACGCTCCGACTCCAGAAGAAATCGAGCGTGCGGTCGCCATTGTCGTCAGTTGTGACAAACAAGTAGACATGGCACGTTTTAACGGTAAAAAATTGATTCAAACTGGCGTTAAAGCGCCCATCAGTAATGGTAAAGGCGTGATTCAACAAGCATTAGACGCCGCCCCTTTCACTGCGGATGCATCACACGCCAATAAAGAGGATAAATCAGCCAGCAACTCAGGTCGCTCTAACTTATATCGCTACTTGATGAATGGGGTTTCTCATATGATCCCATTTGTGGTTACAGGTGGTTTGATGATCGCGCTTTCATTGGCGATTGGCGGCCAACCAACACCAAACGGCATGCAAATTCCAGAAGGTAGCTTATGGAATCACGTCTTAAACGTTGGTGTAGTGGCATTCCAATTAATGATCCCGATTCTTGCAGGCTACATTGCATTTGCCATTGGTGATCGCGCTGCCTTAGCTCCGGGCTTCATTGGTGGTTGGATTGCGAACAATGGCTCTTTCTATGGTGCTGAAGCAGGTACTGGTTTCATCGGTGCGATTATTGCAGGCCTACTTGTGGGCTACTTTGTGCGCTTTATTGCCACTCGTGACTACCACAAAATGCTTGCACCACTAGTACCGATTATGATTGCTCCGATTTTAGGAACCGTCTTTATCGCATCTCTATTCATCTTTGTCATTGGCGCACCAATTGCAGATCTTATGCAATGGTTAAATGCCGTCTTAACAGAAATGAGTACTGGTAACGTTGTATTACTTGGTATTGTGCTTGGTGGTATGGCTGGCTTTGATATGGGTGGTCCATTCAACAAAGTGGCTTTCCTATTCTCAGTAGGCATGATCGCAAGCGGCCAAACACAATTTATGGGTGCAATGGCCGTCGCTATTCCAATTGCTCCATTAGGCATGGCATTGGCAACCGTCATTGGTCGTAAATTTGGTATCTTTGAAGACAGCGAAATTGAAGCTGGTAAAGCGGCAGGTGCCATGGGCTTAGTAGGTATCTCTGAAGGTGCTATTCCATTTGCTGCGCAAGATCCACTATCAGTGATCCCAGCAAACGTAATTGGCTCAATGGTGGGTGCAGTTATGGCCTTCTCATTTGGCATTACCAATAGCGTGGCACACGGTGGCCCAGTTGTGGCTCTATTAGGCGCAATGAATAAACCACTATTAGCGCTTATGTGTATGGCAACTGGTGCTGTCGTTACTGCCGTTGTCTGTGTGGCGTTGAAGAAAATGCGCCAAGCAAAAATGGCTACAGCGTAA
- the manA gene encoding mannose-6-phosphate isomerase, class I, with translation MNTLPAFILMKNVIQNYAWGSTTSIQQLFDIPNPDALPQAEIWMGAHPNGCSQITHQDKTVGLNEFIEHNKTAVLGERTEKRFNELPYLFKVLAAEKALSIQVHPSKQAAEIGFEKENQAGIDLKAANRNYKDPNHKPELVYALTPYVAMNGFRDYADIVRLFEALDAASLHPYVKALKQNPTTQGLSQFFEAILSLSGDEKASALQALHQYASQQKGDEFADLLLDLETQYPGDVGLLAPLMLHTITLQPGEAMYLDACTPHAYIKGTGLEIMANSDNVLRAGLTPKYIDVPELIANTLCEPKPSAEILLSPKEEKNTKHYPIPVDDFKFSVYECEANLTCQSAEIIFAIDSDVTLMHENGEVLVLTKGQSAFIPYSTGAYKALSSGCFARAYN, from the coding sequence ATGAACACACTCCCTGCGTTTATTCTCATGAAAAATGTTATTCAAAATTATGCTTGGGGAAGCACGACCTCAATACAGCAGCTTTTCGATATTCCCAATCCAGATGCCCTTCCGCAAGCGGAAATTTGGATGGGAGCCCATCCCAATGGTTGCTCTCAAATTACGCATCAAGATAAGACTGTGGGCTTAAATGAGTTTATTGAACACAATAAAACTGCCGTATTGGGCGAACGTACAGAAAAACGCTTTAACGAATTACCTTACCTCTTCAAAGTGTTAGCGGCCGAAAAAGCACTCTCCATTCAAGTTCATCCAAGTAAACAAGCCGCTGAAATTGGCTTTGAAAAAGAAAACCAAGCCGGCATTGATCTTAAAGCGGCCAACCGAAATTACAAAGATCCTAACCACAAGCCTGAATTGGTATATGCCCTTACCCCTTACGTTGCCATGAACGGTTTTCGAGATTACGCCGATATTGTGCGCTTATTTGAAGCGCTGGATGCGGCCTCATTACACCCTTACGTGAAGGCATTAAAGCAAAACCCAACAACTCAAGGTCTGAGTCAATTTTTTGAAGCCATCTTATCTTTATCTGGCGATGAAAAAGCGTCAGCATTACAAGCTCTGCACCAATATGCCAGCCAACAAAAAGGCGACGAATTTGCAGACTTACTCTTGGATTTAGAAACGCAATACCCAGGAGATGTAGGTTTACTGGCTCCATTAATGCTGCACACCATTACTCTACAGCCAGGCGAAGCTATGTACTTAGACGCTTGTACTCCTCACGCGTACATCAAAGGAACCGGCTTAGAAATCATGGCTAATTCCGATAACGTATTACGTGCAGGTTTAACCCCTAAATACATTGATGTACCGGAATTAATCGCCAATACATTATGTGAGCCAAAACCAAGCGCTGAAATCCTGCTAAGTCCGAAAGAAGAAAAAAATACCAAGCATTACCCAATCCCAGTCGATGACTTTAAATTCAGTGTCTATGAATGCGAAGCGAATTTGACCTGTCAAAGTGCAGAAATCATTTTTGCTATCGACTCTGATGTGACCTTAATGCATGAAAACGGCGAGGTACTGGTACTGACTAAAGGTCAATCTGCCTTTATCCCATATTCTACAGGCGCATATAAAGCGTTAAGCTCTGGCTGCTTTGCCCGAGCCTATAATTAA
- a CDS encoding ABC-F family ATPase, whose translation MLSTANITMQFGAKPLFENISVKFGDGNRYGLIGANGCGKSTFMKILSGELEPSAGNVSVDPNERVAKLNQDQFAYEEFTVIDTVIMGHKELWDVKVERDRIYSLAEMSEEDGMKVADLETEFAEMDGYTAEARAGDLLLSVGIPTEQHWGPMSEIAPGWKLRVLLAQVLFADPNIMLLDEPTNNLDMDTIRWLEDTLNQRNCTMIIISHDRHFLNEVCTHMADIDYGELRVYPGNYDDYMFAATQARERLLADNAKKKAQIAELQTFVSRFSANASKAKQATSRAKQIDKIQLEEVKASSRQNPFIRFEQSKELFRNALEVENLSQGFESTLYDNFNAIFEVGERVAIIGENGVGKTTLLNTLAGVLEPKTGFYKWSENSNIGYYAQDHAHEFAEDLTVFDWMAQWRQEGDDEQVVRSFLGRMLFGQDDIKKRVQVLSGGEQGRMLLGKLMMHKPNMLLMDEPTNHMDMESIESLNLALENYKGTLFFVSHDRQFVSSLATRILEIRDGQIHDFRGTYDEFLKAREQA comes from the coding sequence ATCTTAAGTACAGCAAACATCACCATGCAATTTGGTGCCAAACCCCTATTCGAAAATATCTCTGTTAAATTTGGTGACGGTAACCGTTACGGCTTAATTGGCGCAAACGGCTGTGGTAAATCCACCTTTATGAAAATTCTAAGTGGTGAGCTTGAGCCAAGTGCTGGTAACGTTAGCGTTGATCCCAACGAACGTGTTGCCAAGCTGAATCAGGATCAATTTGCTTATGAAGAGTTTACGGTAATCGATACGGTTATCATGGGCCACAAAGAGTTATGGGATGTCAAAGTTGAACGTGACCGCATTTATTCTTTAGCCGAAATGAGCGAAGAAGACGGCATGAAAGTAGCCGATCTTGAAACTGAATTCGCAGAAATGGACGGTTACACCGCTGAAGCGCGCGCTGGTGATTTATTACTTTCTGTGGGTATCCCAACAGAGCAACACTGGGGCCCAATGAGCGAAATCGCACCAGGTTGGAAACTGCGTGTTCTTTTGGCACAAGTCTTGTTTGCCGATCCAAACATCATGCTACTTGATGAACCAACCAACAACTTGGACATGGACACCATCCGCTGGTTAGAAGACACACTAAACCAACGTAACTGCACCATGATCATCATCTCGCACGACCGTCACTTCCTGAATGAAGTTTGTACGCACATGGCCGATATCGATTACGGTGAGCTACGTGTTTACCCTGGTAACTACGATGATTACATGTTTGCTGCCACGCAAGCTCGTGAACGTCTATTAGCAGATAACGCGAAGAAAAAAGCCCAGATTGCAGAATTACAAACCTTCGTTTCACGCTTCTCTGCCAACGCATCAAAAGCGAAACAAGCAACTTCTCGTGCTAAACAAATTGATAAAATTCAATTAGAAGAAGTGAAAGCCTCGAGCCGTCAAAACCCATTTATTCGTTTTGAGCAATCAAAAGAATTGTTCCGTAACGCTTTAGAAGTAGAGAATCTTTCTCAAGGTTTTGAAAGCACGCTTTATGATAACTTCAATGCGATTTTTGAAGTGGGTGAACGTGTTGCCATCATCGGTGAGAACGGCGTTGGTAAAACCACACTATTGAATACCCTAGCTGGCGTGTTAGAGCCAAAAACTGGTTTTTATAAGTGGTCTGAAAACTCAAACATTGGCTACTATGCACAAGATCACGCACATGAATTTGCAGAAGATCTAACCGTATTCGATTGGATGGCACAATGGCGTCAAGAAGGCGACGATGAACAAGTCGTACGCAGCTTCTTAGGCCGTATGCTCTTTGGTCAAGACGACATTAAAAAACGTGTACAAGTCTTATCGGGTGGTGAGCAAGGCCGTATGTTGCTTGGCAAACTGATGATGCATAAGCCTAACATGTTATTGATGGATGAACCGACCAACCACATGGATATGGAATCGATTGAATCATTGAACTTGGCCTTGGAAAACTACAAAGGCACCCTATTCTTTGTATCGCACGACCGCCAATTCGTATCGTCACTCGCAACACGTATTCTTGAAATTCGTGATGGTCAAATCCATGACTTCCGTGGCACTTACGATGAGTTCTTAAAAGCTCGCGAACAAGCCTAA
- a CDS encoding helix-turn-helix domain-containing protein: MSKYIRELKLCIAQRCLDGESSTSLAKELSIPANQIRYWTSVYRIHGSSSFLPLDYENSADFKFSVLKSMWENNWSISQASAEFNFSSNGTISVWLKLYNQSGFQGLHSRPKGRPSMKTQSNKRPTKPDEDMSLDELREELAYLRAENAVLKKLEELDKLKRQAAKKKR; encoded by the coding sequence ATGTCTAAGTACATCAGAGAATTAAAGCTGTGCATTGCTCAGCGTTGCCTTGATGGCGAATCATCGACATCTCTTGCAAAAGAGTTATCTATTCCTGCGAACCAAATTCGTTATTGGACTTCTGTTTACAGGATCCATGGTTCATCTTCATTTTTACCTCTTGATTATGAAAATTCCGCAGATTTTAAATTCTCGGTATTAAAATCAATGTGGGAAAATAACTGGTCTATAAGCCAAGCGAGTGCTGAATTCAATTTTTCTTCTAACGGGACTATTTCTGTTTGGTTAAAGCTTTATAATCAGTCGGGATTCCAAGGCTTACATTCCCGACCTAAAGGCAGACCATCTATGAAAACTCAATCAAATAAGCGTCCGACTAAACCTGATGAAGACATGTCACTTGATGAACTCAGAGAGGAACTGGCTTATTTGAGAGCGGAGAATGCTGTTCTAAAAAAGTTAGAGGAGCTGGACAAGTTAAAACGTCAAGCAGCAAAGAAAAAGCGTTGA